From a region of the Solanum stenotomum isolate F172 chromosome 2, ASM1918654v1, whole genome shotgun sequence genome:
- the LOC125857029 gene encoding glutamyl-tRNA reductase 1, chloroplastic-like, with translation MAIPTAFSGAKLESLSSSAAAASPASIGLFCNPGRVRRLSIQKGLFNSGIRCEVAASDVVDQSQSSGNVTSSSSLSALEQLKSSAADRYTKERSSIVVIGLSIHTTPVEVREKLAIPEAEWPRAIGELCNLNHIEEAAVLSTCNRMEIYVVALSQHRGVKEVTEWMSKTSGVPVTEICKHRFLLYNNDATQHIFEVSAGLDSLVLGEGQILAQVKQVVKVGQGVTGFGRNISGLFKHAITVGKRVRTETNIAAGAVSVSSAAVELALMKLPESCHSTARMLVIGAGKMGKLVIKHLVAKGCTKMVVVNRSEDRVSAIREEMKDVEIIYKPLNEMLKCAAEADVIFTSTASETPLFMKEHVVDLPPVGASVGSLRLFIDISVPRNVGACVNELEDARVYNVDDLKEVVAANKEDRLRKAMEAQAIISEESKQFEAWRDSLETVPTIKKLRAYAERIRVAELEKCMSKMGDDISKKTKKAVDDLSRGIVNKLLHGPMQHLRCDGSDSRTLSETLENMHALNRMFSLETDISVLEQKIRAKVEQTQK, from the exons ATGGCTATTCCAACCGCATTTTCCGGGGCCAAGCTCGAGTCTTTATCATCATCGGCGGCGGCAGCTTCTCCGGCGTCAATTGGGTTGTTTTGcaatccgggtcgggtcagaagGTTGTCAATTCAAAAGGGTTTGTTCAATTCAGGGATCAGGTGTGAAGTTGCAGCATCTGATGTTGTGGATCAGAGTCAGAGTTCTGGAAATGTGACTTCGTCTTCTAGCCTTTCTGCTCTTGAACAGCTTAAGAGCTCAGCTGCTGACA GATATACCAAGGAGAGGAGCAGTATCGTTGTCATTGGGCTCAGTATCCACACTACGCCTGTTGAAGTACGTGAAAAATTGGCTATTCCTGAAGCAGAGTGGCCGAGAGCCATTGGAGAGCTCTGCAATTTGAATCATATTGAAGAAGCTGCAGTTCTTAGTACCTGTAACAGGATGGAGATCTATGTTGTGGCTCTTTCTCAACATCGTGGCGTTAAAGAAGTTACCGAATGGATGTCAAAG ACAAGTGGAGTCCCTGTTACAGAGATTTGTAAGCACCGCTTTTTACTGTATAATAATGATGCGACACAGCACATCTTTGAAGTATCTGCTGGGCTAGACTCCTTGGTCTTAGGGGAAGGTCAAATTCTTGCTCAAGTCAAGCAAGTAGTCAAGGTTGGTCAAGGAGTTACAGGCTTTGGAAGGAACATTAGTGGACTATTCAAACATGCAATCACAGTCGGAAAGAGGGTTAGAACTGAAACAAACATTGCAGCAGGGGCAGTTTCTGTAAGTTCAGCTGCTGTGGAGTTGGCTCTGATGAAGCTTCCGGAATCCTGCCACTCTACTGCTAGGATGCTAGTTATTGGAGCAGGCAAGATGGGGAAACTTGTGATTAAGCACTTGGTAGCCAAGGGATGCACAAAGATGGTTGTTGTAAACAGAAGTGAGGATAGAGTTTCTGCCATTCGTGAAGAAATGAAAGATGTCGAGATAATCTACAAGCCCCTCAATGAAATGCTTAAATGTGCTGCTGAAGCTGATGTTATTTTCACAAGCACTGCATCAGAAACACCACTGTTTATGAAAGAGCATGTTGTGGATCTTCCACCTGTTGGTGCAAGTGTTGGAAGTTTAAGGCTTTTCATTGACATCTCAGTTCCTAGGAATGTTGGTGCTTGTGTGAATGAGCTAGAGGATGCACGGGTGTACAATGTAGATGATCTAAAAGAGGTTGTGGCAGCTAATAAGGAGGACCGTCTTCGTAAAGCAATGGAAGCTCAAGCAATAATTTCTGAAGAATCCAAACAATTTGAAGCTTGGAGGGATTCACTGGAGACTGTTCCCACCATCAAGAAACTGAGGGCTTATGCAGAAAGAATAAGGGTTGCTGAACTGGAGAAGTGCATGTCAAAAATGGGCGATGATATCTCGAAGAAGACAAAGAAGGCTGTTGATGATCTTAGTCGTGGAATTGTTAACAAGCTCCTTCATGGTCCCATGCAACACCTAAGATGTGATGGGAGTGACAGCCGCACATTGAGTGAGACCCTTGAGAATATGCATGCTTTAAATAGGATGTTCAGCCTTGAGACAGATATATCTGTATTGGAACAGAAAATCCGAGCTAAAGTGGA
- the LOC125854776 gene encoding uncharacterized protein LOC125854776, with product MDKFLIKLPKPKDGQPSSSSNQPFVSSQVAPEVQRHTNSFPLSNMDNMLDFKSLEADPKDRMPISSYGPNIRDAVRRYYIQKKPCQHVDHIFPKTKFGEKMRQFRPTWFKRRSQWLEYSIKADAVFCLCCYLFKNELESRGNAGDSFTRDGFRCWNKALERFKKHVGKVNNIHHKCFNRMQDLKNQRQSIQSSFDKQSEKARSDYRMRLNALIDVARFLLTSGFPFRGHDESEGSEYKGAFLELLKWYGDRSFDVGRVILGNAPQNDMMICPTIQKDIVEACAKETTKAIIEDLDGDYFGILVDESKDVSHKEQMALILRYVNKSGMVLLLTNELNKVLQKKDQDIVNAMGLLDLSKKRLQMMREDEWHSMMRAVSLFCGKHGISIPKMNEDYSNGKSKRKRSNISYLHHFRMEVFYAVIDLALQELNNRFDVVTSTCSSCDNKFLNLKGIKDLAKVMIETKLDQTWSLVYLLVKLTLIILVATASVERAFSSMKYIKNDLRNRMDENLLNGYLVCYRA from the exons ATGGATAAGTTTCTCATCAAGTTACCAAAGCCAAAAGATGGCCAACCAAGTTCTAGCTCTAATCaaccatttgtgagttcacaagTTGCTCCGGAAGTTCAAAGACATACAAATTCTTTTCCACTTTCAAATATGGATAATATGCTTGATTTTAAATCTCTTGAAGCAGATCCCAAAGATCGAATGCCTATTTCATCTTATGGTCCTAATATTCGAGATGCGGTAAGGAGGTATTACATTCAAAAAAAGCCATGTCAGCATGTTGATCATATATTCCCTAAAACTAAGTTTGGAGAAAAAATGCGTCAATTTCGACCAACTTGGTTTAAAAGAAGATCTCAATGGTTGGAATATAGCATTAAAGCAGACGCGGtattttgtttgtgttgttaTTTGTTCAAGAATGAACTTGAAAGTCGTGGAAATGCCGGAGATTCATTTACAAGAGATGGTTTTAGGTGTTGGAACAAAGCTTTAGAAAGATTCAAAAAACATGTTGGTAAGGTAAATAATATCCATCATAAATGTTTCAATAGGATGCAAGATTTGAAAAACCAACGACAATCGATCCAATCTTCTTTTGACAAGCAAAGTGAAAAGGCAAGAAGTGATTATCGGATGCGTTTAAATGCCTTAATTGATGTAGCAAGATTTCTCTTGACATCGGGATTTCCATTTCGTGGGCATGATGAAAGTGAAGGTTCCGAATATAAGGGtgcttttcttgaacttttgaaatgGTATGGGGATAGAAGTTTTGATGTGGGAAGAGTAATATTAGGTAATGCTCCACaaaatgatatgatgatttgtccgacaattcaaaaagatattgtgGAGGCTTGTGCTAAAGAAACAACTAAGGCTATCATTGAAGACTTGGACGGTGATTATTTTGGAATATTAGTTGATGAATCAAAGGATGTTTCTCATAAGGAGCAAATGGCTCTAATTTTGAGATATGTCAACAAAAGTGGAATG GTGTTGCTATTGACGAATGAGTTGAATAAAGTTTTACAAAAGAAAGATCAAGATATCGTTAATGCTATGGGATTGCTTGACCTTTCAAAGAAACGATTGCAAATGATGAGAGAGGATGAATGGCACTCTATGATGAGAGCGGTCAGCTTATTTTGTGGTAAACATGGAATTTCAATTCCCAAAATGAATGAAGACTACTCTAATGGGAAGTCGAAGCGTAAGAGGTCCAATATTTCATATTTGCATCACTTTCGTATGGAAGTATTTTATGCCGTCATTGATTTGGcacttcaagaactcaataatcgTTTTGATGTGGTGACTAGTACTTGCTCCTCG TGTGATAACAAGTTTCTCAACTTGAAGGGAATCAAGGATCTTGCAAAAGTGATGATAGAGACAAAACTAGATCAAACTTGGTCacttgtgtatctacttgtgaagCTAACTTTGATTATTCTTGTTGCTACCGCAAGCGTGGAAAGAGCGTTCTCATCAATGAAGtacataaagaatgatttgcGTAATAGGATGGATGAAAATCTTTTGAATGGTTATTTAGTTTGCTATAGAGCGTAg